A single genomic interval of Pseudomonas sp. FeN3W harbors:
- a CDS encoding TIGR00153 family protein, with protein sequence MPVNPFVSLFGRSPIGPMQQHMAKSHECAANLVPLFQAVMAEDWEKVEQIQQQMSQLENEADKLKKSVRQHLPKSLFLPVPRSDLLDLLSVQDKIANRAKDIAGLMLGRCMTIPQALQPQMLAYVQRSVDASAQALKALKELDSLLETGFSGREATLVEKMVEELEEIERETDRMQITVRRALFHLEKDLPAVDVIFLYKIIEWIGDVADRAERVGNRLEQLLAR encoded by the coding sequence ATGCCAGTCAATCCTTTCGTCAGCTTGTTCGGACGTTCGCCAATCGGCCCGATGCAACAGCATATGGCCAAGTCGCACGAATGTGCAGCGAACCTGGTGCCGCTATTTCAGGCGGTCATGGCCGAAGACTGGGAGAAGGTCGAGCAGATTCAGCAGCAGATGTCGCAGCTGGAAAACGAGGCCGACAAGCTGAAGAAGAGCGTTCGCCAGCACCTGCCCAAGAGCCTGTTTTTGCCGGTGCCGCGCTCCGATCTGCTGGACCTGTTGAGTGTACAGGACAAGATCGCCAACCGCGCCAAGGACATTGCCGGCCTGATGCTGGGCCGCTGCATGACCATTCCGCAGGCGCTGCAACCGCAAATGCTGGCCTACGTGCAGCGCAGCGTCGACGCCAGCGCCCAGGCGTTGAAGGCGCTCAAGGAGCTGGATTCGCTGTTGGAAACCGGCTTCAGCGGCCGCGAAGCCACACTCGTCGAAAAGATGGTCGAAGAGCTCGAAGAAATCGAGCGGGAAACCGACCGCATGCAGATCACGGTTCGCCGTGCACTGTTCCACCTGGAAAAGGATTTGCCAGCAGTCGACGTGATCTTTCTCTACAAGATCATCGAATGGATCGGCGATGTAGCCGACCGCGCCGAGCGCGTCGGTAACCGTCTGGAACAACTGCTGGCGCGCTGA
- a CDS encoding murein L,D-transpeptidase catalytic domain family protein produces the protein MMSMLRRACLAAGLFVLASPVWAAGASYQPMVDSLARLAPKLDRQVLTHAVAAMQCAVNNGASAAQRLAVIDFSRPSSERRLWIFDLEKEELLLEDLVAHGQKSGDNHATQFSNTVGSHQSSIGLFRTAESYSGKHGYSLRMDGLEPGINDRARERAIVIHPAAYVNPSWIATQGRIGRSQGCPAVRPEVARMVIDSLKGGQFMFSWYPDQQWLQSSAYLNCKPNQVASILAARSGG, from the coding sequence ATGATGTCCATGCTTCGACGTGCCTGCCTGGCGGCGGGACTTTTCGTTCTCGCTTCGCCTGTCTGGGCGGCCGGTGCAAGCTATCAGCCGATGGTCGACAGCCTGGCCCGGCTGGCGCCCAAGCTCGATCGCCAGGTTCTGACCCACGCCGTCGCGGCCATGCAGTGCGCCGTCAACAACGGTGCAAGCGCTGCCCAGCGCCTGGCGGTGATCGATTTCTCGCGGCCTTCCAGCGAACGACGCCTGTGGATCTTCGATCTGGAAAAGGAAGAGTTGCTGCTCGAGGACCTGGTCGCCCATGGCCAGAAGTCCGGCGACAACCACGCCACGCAATTCTCCAACACGGTCGGCAGTCACCAGTCCAGCATCGGTCTGTTCCGCACCGCCGAAAGCTACAGCGGCAAGCACGGCTACTCGCTGCGCATGGACGGACTGGAGCCGGGTATCAATGACCGCGCCCGCGAGCGCGCCATCGTCATCCACCCGGCGGCCTATGTGAATCCTTCCTGGATCGCTACCCAGGGGCGCATCGGCCGCAGCCAGGGCTGCCCGGCGGTACGGCCGGAGGTGGCGCGGATGGTGATCGATAGCCTCAAGGGCGGCCAGTTCATGTTCTCCTGGTACCCCGACCAGCAATGGCTGCAGTCCTCGGCGTATCTCAACTGCAAACCCAATCAGGTGGCGAGCATTCTCGCCGCACGTTCGGGCGGCTGA
- a CDS encoding ATPase, T2SS/T4P/T4SS family produces MSVLNSPTQDRPLDLADLLRELVTQGRIAQDSAEQCLTVRRSALANQQHPLEFLAAQQLDDLQRPGKKLDLETLTVWLAERAGQPYLRIDPLKIDVAAITPLMSYAFAQRHGILAVAVDASAVTIASCQPFVHGWEANLTHVLKRPIKRVVANPSDIQRFTVEFYRLARSVSGASGTEQKISGVGNFEQLLSLGASDQEPDANDSHIVNIVDWLFQYAFQQRASDIHIEPRREQGTVRFRIDGVLHNVYQFPPQVAMAVVSRLKTLGRMNVAEKRKPQDGRVKTKTPDGGEVELRLSTLPTAFGEKMVMRIFDPEVLLKGFDQLGFSADDLRRWQSMTSQPNGIILVTGPTGSGKTTTLYTTLKQLATPEVNVCTIEDPIEMIEGAFNQMQVQHNIDLTFASGVRALMRQDPDIIMVGEIRDLETAEMAIQAALTGHLVLSTLHTNDAPSAITRLLELGVPHYLLKATLLGVMAQRLVRTLCPHCKAPVQLDADDWSALTKPWNAPLPSTAQRAVGCLECRDTGFRGRAGVYEIMLLNDAIKPLITADTDIVALRRQAFKDGMRSLRLSGAQKIAAGLTTVEEVLRVTPQSEQK; encoded by the coding sequence ATGTCCGTGCTGAACTCGCCCACCCAGGACCGCCCTCTCGATCTCGCCGATCTGCTGCGCGAGCTGGTCACCCAGGGGCGGATCGCGCAGGACAGCGCCGAACAATGCCTGACGGTACGCCGCAGCGCGCTGGCCAACCAGCAGCACCCGCTGGAATTCCTTGCCGCGCAGCAGCTCGATGACCTGCAGCGGCCGGGCAAGAAGCTCGATCTGGAAACGCTGACCGTCTGGCTGGCCGAGCGCGCCGGCCAGCCGTACCTGCGCATCGACCCGCTGAAGATCGACGTCGCCGCGATCACCCCGCTGATGTCCTACGCCTTCGCCCAGCGCCACGGGATTCTCGCCGTAGCGGTCGACGCCAGCGCCGTCACCATCGCCAGTTGCCAGCCTTTCGTGCACGGCTGGGAAGCCAACCTGACCCACGTGCTCAAGCGCCCGATCAAGCGCGTGGTGGCCAACCCGAGCGACATTCAGCGCTTCACCGTGGAGTTCTACCGCCTGGCCCGGTCGGTCAGCGGCGCCAGCGGCACCGAGCAGAAGATCAGCGGCGTCGGCAATTTCGAGCAACTGCTCAGCCTCGGCGCCAGCGACCAGGAGCCGGACGCCAACGATTCGCACATCGTCAACATCGTCGACTGGCTGTTCCAGTACGCCTTCCAGCAGCGCGCCAGCGACATCCACATCGAGCCGCGCCGCGAGCAGGGCACGGTGCGCTTTCGTATCGACGGTGTGTTGCACAACGTCTATCAGTTTCCGCCACAGGTGGCGATGGCGGTGGTCAGCCGGCTCAAGACGCTGGGGCGGATGAACGTCGCGGAAAAGCGCAAGCCGCAGGATGGCCGGGTCAAGACCAAGACCCCGGACGGCGGCGAAGTGGAGCTGCGCCTGTCGACCCTGCCAACCGCCTTCGGCGAGAAGATGGTGATGCGCATCTTCGACCCCGAGGTGCTGCTCAAGGGCTTCGACCAGCTGGGCTTTTCCGCCGACGACCTGCGTCGCTGGCAGAGCATGACCAGCCAGCCCAACGGCATCATCCTGGTCACCGGACCGACCGGTTCGGGCAAGACCACCACGCTGTACACCACGCTCAAGCAGCTGGCGACGCCGGAAGTGAACGTCTGCACCATCGAGGACCCGATCGAGATGATCGAGGGCGCCTTCAACCAGATGCAGGTGCAGCACAACATCGACCTGACCTTCGCCAGCGGCGTGCGCGCGCTGATGCGCCAGGACCCGGACATCATCATGGTCGGTGAGATCCGCGACCTGGAGACCGCCGAGATGGCGATCCAGGCGGCGCTGACCGGGCACCTGGTGCTCTCCACCCTGCACACCAACGACGCGCCCAGCGCCATCACCCGCCTGCTCGAACTGGGCGTGCCGCACTACCTGCTCAAGGCCACGCTGCTCGGCGTCATGGCCCAGCGCCTGGTGCGTACGCTGTGCCCGCATTGCAAGGCGCCGGTGCAGCTCGATGCAGACGATTGGAGCGCATTGACCAAACCCTGGAACGCCCCGCTGCCGAGCACCGCGCAACGGGCGGTCGGTTGTCTGGAATGCCGCGATACCGGCTTCCGCGGTCGCGCCGGGGTATACGAGATCATGCTGCTGAACGACGCGATCAAGCCGCTGATCACCGCCGACACCGACATCGTCGCCCTGCGCCGTCAGGCCTTCAAGGACGGCATGCGCAGCCTGCGGCTCTCGGGCGCACAGAAGATCGCCGCCGGCCTGACGACGGTCGAAGAAGTGCTGCGGGTGACCCCGCAGAGCGAGCAGAAGTAA
- a CDS encoding PAS domain S-box protein, with product MNAEHSAPAATWNEAERLIALARYAVLDASCDAQLDELAAMAADLCACPAAAIHFIDDQYQYCKGAFALEREPVPLARSLCAQAIRQSGPLITKHSGDLSAPVEMPRLAAGGTARFYAAAILRDDDGLPLGTLCVCDRKPRELSPRQGTQLQAVARQVMALLKLRRLRDEEARSRQIIESAQDYAILATDPHGRITSWNSGAQRMLGWSAEEVIGQSFARIFTEEDQAQHALEQEMRTALEKGSAIDERLHQRKDGSRFWGSGVLTPLLHDGKPQGFVKILRDLTETRLQQSFAREMEERYRTLVDLSPQVVWQCDADGSLSYCNSYWCEFTGLDEQQSRGDGWLVAVAANDRQRTTEQWQAALQRQLPFKLELPLRDIDGQPRWFQASAAPIYDADGQLLHWVCVAQDVDSRRRSEMQRLESEAFTRLLLDSANEGFYSIDRSGVVTLCNDAFLNLLGFASREEVLGRQLHHVIHHSHPDGSPYPVQDCPIQHTATTGQPRHVDHELFFRVDGSSLPVEYRVAPIYRDGELQGAICTFSDISERTQHQALQAFLLELSDCLQACNERVDVCCVLDERLAQLMHCDCIAWGTVKDATLAVKQEWLAADAQSRVGRHSLNPDDAVAIDSLPHENLILLEEAPSHSDSLLQHLAARSVLFTELPGVESGTQPAVLMFIRSQPLPWSPDDIGLAREVLERIRATAERMRASKALREAEQRISLANEIASIGVWEYRDSHHSLQWDAQLKAMAGLAPDEPGLGVQEILARIHPDDRSVLLKALGETLAGRGDGEFQLDYRIFDTRIGEFAWLANRGRRLVDSSGKVRILGTARNITAERNAAERMLRMNEMLEEQIKDRQQAEQRQTALIELGDLLREQHDSQTIAHAAVSVIARTIGVSRVLFASVDAPTQSATIERYWSDGSSDSSSEVVHFADYGDFFYDLQENELVVIEDVLHDARTASHAENFADSQIRSIVCVPLFEQGRLSAVMMLLEEQPRGWLDDDISFIREVADRAWTADERMRAERALRESEEQFRTLADNMSQFAWMADPSGHIYWYNKRWYDYTGTTDEAMRALGWRTVNHPDHHERVSASMKRAFAIGSIWEETFPLRGKDGKYRWFLSRALPIRDDFGQVTHWFGTNTDVTAQVAAEEALRELNDSLERRVAERTRELASINSRLHIEMAERERAEEALRHAQKMEAIGQLTGGLAHDFNNMLTGVLGALDLIQRRVASGNTGDLDRYIDAATTSANRAAALTHRLLAFARRQSLDPKPVDVNLLVVSMEDMLRRTMGEHIRLEVELQADAWLAYTDGHQLENALLNLVINARDAMPDGGRLGVNTRNVRIQQRQPDAPEPGDYVVLSVTDNGSGMSAQTIAKAFEPFFTTKPIGQGTGLGLSMVYGFAKQTGGHVRIDSTLGEGTQIILYLPRNEVQDELPPAASQATDVPIATNGEIVLVVEDEAAVRMLVVEVLQELGYQVLEAVDANSALPHLHGDQRLDLLVTDFGLPGLNGRQLVENARQHRPELKVLFITGYVPDDEMRNDFLAPGMDILAKPFSIDILAARIRRLIDGRD from the coding sequence TTGAACGCCGAACACAGCGCCCCCGCAGCGACCTGGAATGAAGCTGAACGGCTGATCGCATTGGCTCGCTATGCCGTGCTCGACGCCTCGTGCGACGCGCAGCTGGACGAGCTTGCCGCCATGGCTGCGGACCTCTGCGCCTGTCCGGCGGCGGCGATCCACTTCATCGATGACCAGTACCAGTATTGCAAGGGCGCATTCGCGCTCGAACGCGAGCCCGTGCCACTGGCGCGCTCGCTCTGCGCCCAGGCGATCCGGCAATCCGGGCCGCTGATCACCAAGCACAGCGGCGACCTCAGCGCACCCGTGGAAATGCCACGTCTCGCCGCAGGCGGGACCGCACGCTTCTATGCCGCGGCGATCCTGCGCGACGACGACGGCCTGCCGCTGGGGACGCTGTGCGTCTGTGATCGCAAACCACGCGAGCTCTCGCCGCGTCAGGGCACACAGCTGCAGGCGGTGGCGCGTCAGGTCATGGCGTTGCTGAAACTGCGACGCTTGCGCGACGAAGAAGCGCGCAGCCGCCAGATCATCGAAAGCGCTCAGGATTACGCCATCCTCGCCACCGACCCGCACGGGCGCATCACCAGCTGGAACAGCGGTGCACAGCGCATGCTCGGCTGGTCTGCCGAAGAAGTGATCGGCCAGTCGTTCGCCCGCATCTTCACCGAGGAGGATCAGGCGCAGCACGCCCTTGAGCAGGAAATGCGCACGGCGCTGGAGAAAGGCAGCGCCATCGATGAGCGCTTGCACCAGCGCAAGGACGGTTCCCGCTTCTGGGGCAGTGGTGTGCTCACCCCGCTTTTGCACGACGGTAAGCCGCAAGGCTTCGTCAAGATCCTCCGCGATTTGACCGAAACACGCCTGCAGCAGAGCTTCGCCCGGGAAATGGAGGAGCGCTATCGCACGCTGGTCGACCTCAGCCCGCAAGTCGTCTGGCAATGCGATGCCGATGGCAGCCTGAGCTATTGCAACAGCTACTGGTGTGAGTTCACAGGCCTCGACGAGCAACAATCGCGTGGCGACGGCTGGCTTGTCGCGGTCGCCGCAAACGATCGCCAGCGTACGACCGAGCAGTGGCAGGCCGCGCTGCAACGCCAACTGCCATTCAAGCTCGAACTGCCCCTGCGCGACATCGATGGTCAGCCGCGCTGGTTCCAAGCCAGCGCCGCACCGATCTACGATGCCGACGGACAATTGCTGCACTGGGTCTGTGTGGCTCAGGACGTCGACAGCCGCCGACGCTCGGAAATGCAGCGACTGGAAAGCGAAGCCTTCACCCGCCTGCTGCTGGACTCGGCCAATGAAGGCTTCTACTCCATCGACCGCAGCGGCGTGGTCACCCTGTGCAACGATGCCTTCCTCAACCTGCTGGGTTTCGCCAGTCGCGAGGAAGTGCTCGGCCGCCAGCTGCACCATGTGATCCACCACAGCCATCCGGACGGCAGCCCTTACCCGGTGCAGGACTGCCCAATCCAGCACACCGCCACGACCGGCCAACCACGCCACGTCGACCACGAGCTGTTCTTCCGCGTCGATGGCAGCAGCCTGCCGGTGGAATACCGGGTGGCGCCGATCTACCGCGACGGCGAACTGCAGGGCGCCATCTGCACCTTCAGCGACATCAGTGAGCGTACCCAGCACCAGGCATTGCAGGCCTTTCTCCTCGAGCTGAGCGATTGTCTGCAGGCCTGCAACGAGCGGGTCGATGTCTGCTGTGTGCTCGACGAGCGCCTGGCCCAGCTGATGCACTGCGACTGCATCGCCTGGGGGACCGTGAAAGACGCCACGCTGGCCGTCAAACAGGAATGGCTGGCGGCGGATGCTCAAAGCCGGGTGGGGCGTCATAGCCTGAATCCGGACGACGCCGTTGCCATCGATAGCCTGCCGCACGAGAACCTGATCCTGCTCGAGGAAGCCCCGTCGCACAGCGACTCGCTGCTGCAGCATCTGGCCGCCCGCTCGGTATTGTTCACCGAGCTGCCTGGCGTCGAGTCCGGCACCCAGCCGGCGGTGCTCATGTTCATCCGCAGCCAGCCACTGCCCTGGAGCCCGGACGACATCGGCCTGGCGCGCGAGGTGCTGGAGCGTATCCGCGCCACCGCCGAGCGCATGCGGGCCAGCAAGGCGCTGCGTGAAGCCGAACAGCGCATCAGCCTCGCCAACGAAATCGCTTCGATCGGCGTCTGGGAATACCGCGACAGCCACCATTCGCTGCAGTGGGACGCGCAACTCAAGGCCATGGCCGGGCTGGCACCGGATGAACCGGGGCTGGGCGTGCAAGAGATTCTTGCGCGGATTCATCCGGACGATCGCAGTGTCCTGCTCAAGGCGCTGGGCGAGACGCTGGCGGGACGTGGCGACGGCGAGTTCCAGCTCGACTACCGCATCTTCGATACCCGCATCGGCGAGTTCGCCTGGCTCGCCAATCGTGGCCGCCGCCTCGTCGATTCGAGCGGCAAGGTGCGCATCCTCGGCACCGCACGCAACATCACCGCCGAACGCAACGCCGCCGAACGCATGCTGCGCATGAACGAGATGCTCGAAGAGCAGATCAAGGATCGCCAGCAGGCCGAACAGCGCCAAACCGCGCTAATCGAACTGGGCGACCTGCTGCGCGAGCAGCACGACAGCCAGACCATCGCCCACGCCGCGGTGAGCGTGATCGCCCGTACCATCGGTGTTTCGCGCGTGCTTTTCGCCAGCGTCGATGCGCCCACTCAGAGCGCAACCATCGAGCGCTACTGGAGCGACGGCAGTTCGGACAGCAGCAGCGAAGTGGTGCATTTCGCCGATTACGGCGACTTCTTCTACGATCTGCAGGAAAACGAACTGGTCGTGATCGAAGACGTGCTGCACGACGCCCGCACGGCCAGCCATGCGGAGAACTTCGCCGATAGCCAGATTCGCAGCATCGTCTGCGTCCCGCTGTTCGAGCAGGGCCGCCTTTCCGCCGTGATGATGCTGCTCGAAGAACAGCCCCGTGGCTGGCTCGACGACGACATCTCGTTTATCCGCGAAGTCGCCGACCGCGCCTGGACCGCCGATGAGCGCATGCGCGCCGAACGTGCACTGCGTGAGAGCGAAGAGCAGTTCCGCACCCTCGCCGACAACATGAGCCAGTTCGCCTGGATGGCCGACCCCAGCGGCCACATCTACTGGTACAACAAACGCTGGTACGACTACACCGGCACCACCGACGAAGCCATGCGCGCCCTTGGCTGGCGCACGGTGAACCATCCGGACCACCATGAGCGGGTCAGCGCGTCGATGAAGCGCGCCTTCGCCATCGGCTCGATCTGGGAAGAAACCTTTCCGTTGCGCGGCAAGGATGGCAAGTACCGCTGGTTCCTCTCCCGGGCGTTGCCGATTCGTGACGATTTCGGCCAGGTTACCCACTGGTTCGGCACCAATACCGACGTCACCGCCCAGGTTGCCGCCGAAGAGGCGCTGCGCGAACTCAACGACAGCCTCGAGCGCCGGGTGGCCGAACGTACCCGCGAGCTGGCGTCGATCAACAGCCGCCTGCACATCGAGATGGCCGAGCGCGAGCGCGCCGAAGAAGCGCTGCGCCATGCGCAGAAGATGGAAGCCATCGGGCAGCTCACCGGCGGCCTGGCGCACGACTTCAACAACATGCTGACCGGTGTGCTCGGCGCGCTCGACCTGATCCAACGGCGTGTCGCCAGCGGCAATACCGGCGATCTCGACCGCTACATCGACGCCGCGACCACCTCGGCCAACCGCGCCGCCGCGCTGACGCATCGCCTGCTGGCCTTCGCCCGCCGCCAGTCGCTGGACCCCAAGCCGGTCGACGTGAACCTGCTGGTGGTGTCCATGGAAGACATGCTGCGCCGCACCATGGGCGAGCACATCCGCCTGGAAGTCGAACTGCAGGCGGACGCCTGGCTCGCCTACACCGACGGTCACCAACTGGAAAACGCCCTGCTCAACCTGGTGATCAATGCCCGCGATGCCATGCCCGATGGCGGGCGCCTCGGGGTGAACACGCGCAACGTACGAATCCAACAGCGCCAGCCGGACGCCCCTGAACCGGGCGACTACGTGGTGCTGAGCGTCACCGACAACGGCTCGGGCATGTCGGCGCAGACCATCGCCAAGGCCTTCGAGCCGTTCTTCACCACCAAACCCATCGGCCAGGGCACCGGCCTCGGCCTGTCGATGGTCTACGGATTCGCCAAGCAGACCGGTGGCCACGTGCGCATCGACAGCACGCTGGGCGAAGGCACGCAGATCATCCTCTACCTGCCGCGCAACGAGGTCCAGGACGAGCTGCCGCCTGCAGCATCGCAGGCGACGGACGTGCCCATCGCGACGAACGGCGAGATCGTGCTGGTGGTGGAGGATGAGGCCGCCGTGCGCATGCTCGTCGTGGAAGTGCTGCAGGAACTGGGCTACCAGGTGCTGGAAGCGGTCGATGCCAACAGCGCGCTGCCCCACCTGCACGGCGATCAGCGCCTCGATCTGCTGGTCACCGATTTCGGCCTGCCCGGTCTGAACGGACGGCAGCTGGTGGAAAACGCGCGACAGCACCGTCCCGAACTGAAGGTGCTGTTCATCACCGGCTACGTACCGGACGACGAGATGCGTAACGACTTCCTCGCCCCCGGCATGGATATCCTCGCCAAACCGTTCAGCATCGACATCCTCGCCGCGCGCATCCGGCGCCTGATCGACGGGCGCGACTAG
- a CDS encoding L,D-transpeptidase family protein, producing MAWSDKLFKKRAFRLAVWLCLAPIAVSAEPLVAPPTPLEAALANLPQRCTAMPDRLEPEALQRLSAFYAAVHHQPVWNSYATLDGLLQQLAQLTDDGLDPAQYQPERIREQLYQSSAAPLHRECADILTSHAYLEALHHLARGRLRQADVEPIWRSPDAAARDDSQQLLQIAVQGLTDLPRAFEHARPALALYRDLRAAYARLRLAPLPAWRPVPTGATLRPGMSDERVPLLRELLLADTGSPAALEQRYDDELVEAVRRFQSQHGLEADGVIGAGTLAALNVSPASRLDQIRINLERLRWISRDLEPQSLLVDIAGARLIYYRDSCPFWQTRTQVGRQARQTPPLKSQISRLTLNPTWTVPPTILQQDKLPLIREDAGYLARHGMRVLDAQGNDLDPASVDWQAPRNIMLRQEAGPANPLGQVAIRFANPFSVYLHDTPSKPLFDRTDRALSSGCVRVEGALQLVDLLLDETERETVTRLLQTGKTHEYRLAHRTPILMAYWTAAVDDNGQLRYRPDVYQRDAALLRALDAAR from the coding sequence ATGGCCTGGAGCGATAAATTGTTCAAAAAACGTGCATTTCGTCTTGCCGTCTGGCTTTGCCTCGCGCCGATCGCCGTCTCGGCAGAGCCGCTCGTCGCGCCGCCGACGCCGCTCGAAGCCGCGCTGGCGAACCTGCCGCAGCGCTGCACCGCGATGCCGGACAGGCTGGAGCCAGAGGCGCTGCAGCGACTGTCGGCGTTCTATGCAGCAGTGCATCACCAGCCGGTGTGGAATTCCTATGCGACGCTCGACGGCCTGCTGCAGCAGCTCGCGCAACTGACCGATGATGGCCTGGACCCGGCGCAATATCAGCCGGAGCGCATACGCGAGCAGCTCTATCAGTCCTCGGCCGCACCGCTGCATCGCGAATGCGCTGACATCCTCACCAGCCACGCCTATCTCGAAGCGCTGCACCATCTGGCCCGTGGTCGCCTGCGCCAGGCGGATGTCGAGCCGATCTGGCGCAGCCCCGATGCAGCAGCGCGCGACGATAGCCAGCAGTTGCTGCAGATCGCCGTGCAGGGCCTGACCGATCTGCCGCGGGCCTTCGAGCACGCGCGCCCGGCCCTTGCGCTGTATCGCGACTTGCGCGCCGCCTATGCGCGGTTGCGCCTGGCGCCGCTGCCTGCCTGGCGGCCAGTGCCGACCGGCGCGACGCTGCGCCCCGGCATGAGCGATGAACGCGTGCCGCTGCTGCGCGAGCTGTTGCTCGCCGATACCGGCAGCCCAGCAGCGCTGGAGCAGCGCTACGACGACGAGCTGGTCGAGGCGGTGCGCCGCTTCCAATCGCAACATGGCCTGGAAGCCGACGGTGTGATCGGCGCCGGCACCCTGGCCGCATTGAACGTCAGCCCGGCCAGCCGTCTCGACCAGATACGTATCAATCTGGAGCGCCTGCGCTGGATCAGCCGCGACCTCGAGCCGCAATCGCTGCTGGTGGATATCGCAGGTGCACGGCTTATCTATTACCGCGACAGCTGCCCGTTCTGGCAGACACGCACCCAGGTCGGCCGCCAGGCGCGGCAGACACCGCCGCTGAAATCACAGATCAGCCGTCTGACGCTCAACCCCACCTGGACCGTACCTCCAACCATCCTGCAGCAGGACAAGCTGCCGTTGATCCGCGAGGACGCCGGCTACCTCGCACGTCACGGGATGCGCGTACTCGATGCTCAGGGCAACGATCTGGACCCGGCGAGCGTCGACTGGCAGGCACCACGCAACATCATGCTGCGCCAGGAGGCAGGCCCGGCCAATCCGCTCGGGCAGGTGGCAATCCGCTTCGCCAACCCCTTCTCGGTGTACCTGCACGATACGCCGAGCAAGCCGCTGTTCGATCGTACCGACCGCGCCCTCAGCTCCGGCTGCGTGCGCGTCGAAGGAGCGCTGCAGCTGGTCGATCTGCTGCTCGACGAGACTGAGCGCGAGACCGTCACCAGGCTGCTGCAGACCGGCAAGACTCATGAATACCGCCTGGCGCACCGCACGCCGATCCTGATGGCCTACTGGACCGCGGCCGTCGATGATAACGGCCAGCTGCGCTACCGCCCGGACGTCTACCAGCGCGACGCCGCATTGCTCAGGGCATTGGATGCGGCACGTTAG
- a CDS encoding CYTH domain-containing protein, with product MQKETEIKLRASRDTLLALREHPLLKKRNKSGWSRHELFNQYYDTAERDLAQARVALRLRRDGEQFIQTLKSRGQSVAGLSERNEWDWYLDKAKLDTKKLDDDCWPASLAELDKKSLKPIFTTDFVREKAEIAWGRGKTKVVIEAALDQGQVKAGRQSEEICELELELRQGDPEALLELAAELAADLPLMPCDISKAERGYRLYDANGYSLQLPAPKLDATMPLDDAVVALGWQLLGNSQRLAEQYRFNGRWKLLSDWLQQLIELRALLGSLGQAAPRASSRELRELLDALIQDWRPRVEAGQDDESVRKAAPVQFAEELGQTRWGLLSLKASLWLLQRSWTESRNARGDRQGAAELGKWLLHLLAEEAKALQLPRYQQQPEDLAEQSPRMERLLVWLHLARDVLELPEADRLYGELAKLHELARQAIDEEALALRVEQAHLVWTLKAWKQLEK from the coding sequence ATGCAGAAAGAAACCGAAATCAAGCTACGCGCCAGCCGCGACACCCTGCTCGCCCTGCGCGAACATCCGCTGCTGAAAAAGCGCAACAAGAGTGGCTGGTCGCGCCATGAGCTGTTCAACCAGTATTACGACACCGCCGAGCGCGACCTCGCCCAGGCCCGCGTCGCCCTGCGCCTGCGCCGCGACGGCGAGCAGTTCATCCAGACCTTGAAAAGCCGCGGCCAGAGCGTCGCCGGGCTTTCCGAGCGCAACGAATGGGACTGGTACCTGGACAAGGCCAAGCTCGACACCAAGAAGCTTGACGACGACTGCTGGCCGGCCAGCCTTGCCGAGCTGGACAAGAAAAGCCTCAAGCCGATCTTCACCACCGACTTCGTGCGCGAGAAAGCCGAGATCGCCTGGGGCCGCGGCAAGACCAAGGTGGTGATCGAGGCGGCACTGGATCAGGGGCAGGTCAAGGCCGGCAGACAGTCCGAGGAAATCTGCGAGCTAGAGCTCGAGCTACGCCAAGGCGATCCGGAAGCGCTGCTGGAACTGGCGGCGGAGCTGGCTGCCGACCTGCCGCTGATGCCCTGCGACATCAGCAAGGCCGAGCGCGGCTATCGCCTGTATGACGCCAATGGCTACAGCTTGCAGCTGCCAGCACCGAAGCTCGACGCCACGATGCCGCTGGACGATGCCGTCGTCGCTCTCGGCTGGCAGCTGCTCGGCAACAGCCAGCGCCTGGCCGAACAGTACCGCTTCAATGGTCGCTGGAAACTGCTGAGTGACTGGCTGCAGCAGCTGATCGAGCTGCGCGCCCTGCTCGGCAGCCTCGGCCAGGCCGCCCCGCGCGCCAGCAGCCGTGAGCTGCGTGAGCTGCTCGACGCGCTGATCCAGGACTGGCGCCCAAGAGTCGAAGCCGGTCAGGACGATGAAAGCGTGCGCAAGGCCGCACCCGTACAGTTCGCCGAGGAGCTGGGCCAGACCCGCTGGGGCCTGCTGTCGCTGAAAGCCTCGCTGTGGCTGCTGCAGCGCAGCTGGACCGAAAGTCGCAATGCACGAGGCGATCGCCAGGGCGCTGCCGAGCTGGGCAAGTGGCTGCTGCATCTGCTGGCGGAAGAGGCCAAGGCCTTGCAACTGCCGCGCTACCAGCAGCAACCCGAAGACCTCGCCGAACAGAGCCCGCGCATGGAGCGCCTACTGGTCTGGCTGCATTTGGCCCGCGACGTGCTGGAGCTGCCGGAAGCCGACCGGTTGTATGGCGAATTGGCCAAGCTGCATGAACTGGCCCGCCAGGCCATCGACGAAGAAGCCTTGGCGCTACGAGTTGAGCAGGCACATCTGGTCTGGACGCTCAAGGCCTGGAAGCAGCTGGAGAAATAA